In Paraflavitalea devenefica, the following are encoded in one genomic region:
- a CDS encoding PKD domain-containing protein — protein MGNKATPYNIRKTLMRITACISLLLMGATALSQTTADFTINKKEGCIPLSGVNFTDASTGGTVTRRDWNLGNGTIINNGAATVGTNYLTDGTFTVILTVTFANGDIRTKQDIITVHPKPVAQFTAIETEGCSPHAVQFTHQATTKTGTITNWLWDFGAGGSSQPNPSFTYNVNGNYNVSLIVTNNWGCESEAAIKQQYIKVYSKVNASFTIPSNSPCNIPFTTTFVNTTTGGGNITYEWDFGDGQTSTDPNPTHTYTVTGAYTVTLTARNGTNCVSTYTRSGNNGVLAGTPTPTITAPTNVCANTATNFTAGVTPAAFLYTVKWLFPDNGAIQYGQNTTHTFANPGTYEIQVVALNYAGCNDTARYSITVRPGPQPNFTVDRAIGCDTPFLVQFTNTSLPLTDLTYDWNFGDGSPHASVSSPAYTYRRPGYYTVTLTVTDTLTGCTAVMQKRDTIRIVKPIVDFTYTPPDGCKPLPVRTTARLSNMVDPVVSYIWDFGDGPPVITTVGNAIHTYTAAGNYNIRLKIITQQGCTDSSILKPVSVANLCDDDGSGGGGGGGGGGAGFTLGKTCQDKYTVVFTDTVTNSKPLSWDFGDGSPLYTTPPLNPVTHTFPTTDKKYVVTITRLDTMTNVTTTAQVRAIIIDEKANFTPSITDICRNKTVDFSTIGIDSSNINKYIYDFGDGTPRYTINNRNYFLNYGRYLNGNTSHTYTDTGTFYIKLIIEDKLGCLDSLLYPVPVRVKGPLPGLMATPLTTCESNFTTVFTDTSVQNGTTPIIEWTWNFGDGTPAYTTTQDTAIQHIYSNNSYYRTWHVTLNIKDAAGCEAQTIVYNYIKSYRPKAAFFSYDTLKCGSTNVFLYNQSAAYNATYTWYFGDGTSTNTHNASHTYSTNGEYDIKLVVKDENGCADSTTTSAYIKLVKPKADFITGDTSKCAPIAISFYDSSTYAKQYVWDFGDGGTGSTDKDPAPHIYAAPGFYSVKLIITGVSGCVDSITKVIRVKGPIGQLSVGPVIGCAPYTLSMRVTGSNISSYAWDYGDGTPVQASQDDIVNHIYPLAGKFLPNVVLTSPEGCPYTLKATDSVIVDSAHARFTIDRPLRCLTDRTIQFTNLSEAAFGAVSWKWLFGDNQTSTAEHPSHTYATDGDYEVSLIVQSRYGCIDTLTQPKAVKIFAQPVVNIVGQMEKCAQTAIDYTANIRSEDSVISYTWKLNNNIISHNDSVSHYFANAGNYDLAFTVNTRYGCEETADTTITIRPLPEPAASPKDTTVCIGSLVPLQAHDGTQYTWWPQTNLQNAGSANPVATALVNARYYVQVTNNFGCVQQDSIMIHIDNKVNLQHSNDAIICRGERTRLSAGGNTQQFAWTPATGLDNSLIASPWASPQQTTTYQVVGYSNNTCPNDTGRVMVTVGSIPTVDLGPDLTADAGQPIDFKPVTSSDVISYRWQPAIGLSCNTCSSPRLIADKDANYRLTVSTQYNCIATDEIRITVTCGKGAVYIPNAFTPNGDNNNDLFFIKGYGIQKIKSLRIFNRWGQIVFSRDNFAPNDKNAAWDGRVKGQIPASGAFIYIAEVICNEGKILPLKGTLLLLK, from the coding sequence ATGGGAAATAAAGCTACACCATACAACATTCGTAAAACACTCATGCGTATCACAGCATGCATAAGTCTTTTATTAATGGGGGCAACCGCCCTTTCCCAAACCACCGCCGACTTCACCATCAACAAAAAAGAAGGCTGTATACCCCTCAGTGGCGTCAACTTTACCGATGCCTCTACAGGCGGTACAGTTACCCGCCGCGATTGGAACCTCGGTAATGGCACCATCATCAACAACGGAGCGGCAACCGTAGGCACCAACTACCTCACAGACGGGACCTTTACCGTTATCCTTACTGTAACATTTGCCAATGGTGATATCCGCACCAAACAAGACATTATCACTGTACACCCCAAACCGGTAGCACAGTTTACCGCCATTGAAACAGAAGGTTGCTCACCACATGCCGTACAATTTACGCACCAGGCTACCACCAAAACCGGTACCATCACCAACTGGTTATGGGACTTTGGAGCAGGCGGAAGCAGCCAGCCCAACCCTTCCTTTACCTACAACGTAAATGGCAACTACAACGTTTCCCTCATCGTTACCAACAACTGGGGATGCGAAAGCGAAGCAGCGATCAAACAACAATACATCAAAGTATATTCAAAAGTCAATGCCTCCTTCACCATCCCCAGCAACAGCCCTTGCAATATTCCTTTTACAACCACCTTTGTAAATACCACCACCGGCGGAGGCAATATCACCTATGAATGGGATTTTGGCGATGGGCAAACTTCCACCGACCCCAATCCCACCCATACCTACACCGTTACCGGCGCTTATACCGTAACACTTACTGCCAGGAACGGTACCAACTGCGTAAGCACCTATACCAGGTCGGGTAACAATGGTGTACTGGCCGGTACACCCACGCCAACCATTACAGCACCCACCAATGTTTGCGCCAACACAGCAACGAATTTTACAGCAGGTGTTACACCGGCCGCTTTTCTATACACCGTCAAGTGGCTCTTTCCCGATAACGGCGCCATTCAATACGGACAAAACACCACCCATACCTTTGCCAATCCAGGCACCTATGAAATACAAGTAGTGGCTTTAAACTATGCAGGTTGTAATGACACAGCCCGGTACAGCATTACTGTAAGGCCCGGCCCTCAACCCAACTTCACAGTCGACAGGGCCATTGGTTGTGATACACCTTTCCTTGTTCAGTTTACCAATACCTCCCTGCCATTAACTGATCTTACCTACGACTGGAACTTTGGCGATGGCTCGCCGCATGCTTCCGTATCCAGCCCTGCATATACCTACCGGCGTCCCGGCTACTATACCGTTACCCTTACCGTTACCGATACACTTACCGGCTGTACGGCCGTCATGCAAAAAAGAGATACCATCCGCATCGTCAAACCCATCGTGGATTTCACCTACACACCTCCTGACGGTTGCAAACCCTTACCTGTAAGAACAACGGCGCGGCTCAGCAACATGGTGGATCCCGTTGTTAGCTATATATGGGATTTTGGTGATGGGCCGCCTGTTATTACTACCGTTGGCAATGCCATACATACCTACACAGCAGCTGGTAATTACAACATCCGGCTGAAGATCATCACCCAGCAGGGATGTACAGACAGCTCTATTCTCAAGCCTGTGAGCGTTGCCAATCTCTGCGATGACGATGGCTCCGGCGGAGGAGGGGGCGGCGGTGGTGGTGGCGCCGGCTTCACCCTGGGCAAAACCTGCCAGGATAAATACACCGTTGTTTTTACCGATACGGTAACCAACTCAAAGCCACTAAGCTGGGACTTTGGTGATGGATCGCCCCTGTACACAACACCACCCTTAAACCCGGTAACACATACCTTCCCCACCACTGACAAAAAATATGTCGTGACCATTACCCGGCTCGACACAATGACCAATGTCACCACTACGGCACAGGTACGCGCCATCATCATTGATGAAAAGGCCAACTTCACGCCTTCCATCACAGATATCTGCCGCAACAAGACAGTTGACTTCAGCACTATTGGCATCGACTCTTCCAACATCAACAAATACATCTACGATTTTGGCGATGGCACGCCCCGCTACACCATCAACAACAGGAACTACTTCCTCAACTATGGCAGGTACCTCAACGGCAATACTTCCCATACTTATACCGACACCGGAACATTCTATATAAAGCTCATCATTGAAGACAAGCTGGGCTGTCTCGATTCACTCCTGTATCCTGTTCCTGTCAGGGTAAAAGGACCATTGCCCGGCCTCATGGCAACCCCCCTCACTACCTGTGAAAGCAACTTCACTACCGTATTCACTGATACCTCAGTTCAGAATGGAACTACCCCTATTATTGAATGGACCTGGAACTTTGGCGATGGTACGCCCGCTTACACCACTACACAGGATACTGCCATACAACACATCTATTCCAATAACAGCTATTACCGCACCTGGCATGTAACCCTCAACATAAAAGATGCTGCCGGCTGCGAAGCCCAGACCATTGTCTACAACTACATCAAAAGTTACAGGCCCAAGGCTGCCTTCTTCAGCTATGATACCCTTAAATGTGGTAGTACTAATGTATTCCTGTACAATCAATCGGCCGCTTATAATGCCACCTATACCTGGTATTTCGGAGATGGTACGTCCACCAATACCCACAACGCCTCCCATACCTACAGCACCAATGGCGAATATGATATCAAGCTCGTGGTAAAAGATGAGAACGGTTGTGCCGATAGCACCACCACTTCCGCCTACATCAAACTGGTAAAACCCAAAGCAGATTTTATCACCGGCGACACCAGTAAATGTGCCCCCATTGCCATCAGCTTTTACGACAGTTCCACCTATGCCAAACAATATGTATGGGATTTCGGGGATGGCGGCACAGGTTCTACCGATAAAGACCCCGCACCTCATATCTATGCGGCGCCTGGTTTCTATTCCGTAAAGCTCATCATTACAGGTGTCAGTGGTTGCGTGGATTCTATTACCAAAGTCATCCGCGTGAAAGGACCAATTGGTCAATTAAGCGTAGGCCCTGTTATTGGCTGTGCGCCTTACACCTTATCCATGCGGGTTACCGGCAGCAACATCAGCTCCTATGCCTGGGATTACGGCGATGGCACGCCGGTACAGGCTTCGCAGGACGACATAGTAAACCACATCTATCCGCTGGCAGGTAAGTTCCTGCCCAATGTGGTTCTGACAAGCCCTGAAGGCTGCCCCTATACACTTAAAGCAACAGATTCCGTCATTGTTGATTCTGCACACGCCCGCTTTACAATAGACAGGCCATTGCGTTGCCTCACCGACAGGACCATTCAATTCACCAACCTCTCTGAAGCGGCCTTTGGAGCAGTATCCTGGAAATGGCTCTTTGGCGATAACCAAACCTCCACCGCTGAGCATCCTTCCCACACCTATGCCACCGATGGTGACTATGAAGTATCACTCATCGTACAAAGCCGCTATGGCTGTATAGATACCCTCACACAGCCCAAAGCTGTAAAGATCTTTGCCCAACCCGTTGTAAACATCGTAGGTCAAATGGAGAAATGCGCGCAAACAGCCATTGACTATACCGCTAACATCCGGTCGGAAGACAGCGTCATCAGCTATACCTGGAAGCTCAACAACAACATCATCAGCCACAATGATAGCGTAAGCCATTACTTTGCCAATGCAGGAAATTACGACCTGGCATTTACCGTTAATACCAGGTACGGATGCGAAGAAACAGCAGACACTACCATCACCATCCGTCCGCTGCCTGAGCCGGCAGCATCTCCAAAGGATACAACGGTTTGTATAGGAAGCCTGGTGCCCTTACAGGCGCACGACGGCACGCAGTATACCTGGTGGCCGCAAACCAACCTGCAAAATGCCGGCTCAGCCAATCCCGTGGCAACAGCCCTTGTCAATGCTCGCTACTACGTACAGGTCACCAATAACTTTGGCTGCGTACAACAGGATAGTATCATGATCCATATAGACAACAAAGTAAACCTGCAGCACAGCAATGATGCCATCATTTGCCGCGGCGAACGTACACGCCTCTCAGCCGGTGGCAACACACAACAATTTGCCTGGACGCCTGCCACCGGTCTCGATAACAGTTTAATCGCATCACCCTGGGCATCGCCACAGCAAACCACCACCTACCAGGTAGTTGGTTACAGCAACAATACCTGTCCCAATGATACCGGCAGGGTTATGGTAACAGTAGGCAGCATCCCCACTGTTGACCTCGGGCCCGACCTTACGGCAGATGCAGGCCAGCCTATAGACTTCAAACCTGTTACCAGCAGTGATGTCATCAGTTATCGCTGGCAGCCGGCCATCGGCCTCAGTTGCAACACCTGCAGCAGTCCCCGGCTCATTGCCGATAAAGATGCCAATTACAGGCTCACCGTAAGCACGCAATACAATTGTATAGCTACTGATGAGATCAGGATCACCGTTACCTGCGGTAAGGGGGCTGTGTACATTCCCAATGCCTTTACCCCGAATGGCGATAACAACAATGATCTCTTCTTCATCAAAGGATACGGCATACAAAAAATAAAAAGCCTGCGCATCTTCAATCGCTGGGGACAAATCGTGTTCAGCAGGGACAACTTTGCCCCCAATGATAAAAATGCCGCCTGGGATGGTAGGGTCAAAGGACAAATACCCGCCTCCGGCGCCTTTATATACATAGCAGAAGTCATTTGTAACGAAGGAAAAATACTTCCCCTCAAAGGCACCCTCCTATTATTGAAATAA
- a CDS encoding PSP1 domain-containing protein yields the protein MAGCKSNGGCSTGSCNRMNAFDWLMNLPVSDQDSTCKVVEVSFNQGSRKDFFRNATIQNFEKGDLIAVEGISGFDIGEISLTGEVVRVQMKKRGISEYDSDLKKVLRRASDKDIEIWRQNKAREKDALIQSRAITKQLNLEMKMSEVEIQADGRKATFFYIADDRVDFRELIKILAREFKVKVEMRQIGARQEAAKVGGIGSCGRELCCATWLTDFKSVNTTAARYQNLSINQSKLSGQCGRLKCCLNYELDTYLDALQHFPDNADMIQVGKGNATLIKKDIFKNLMWYVLPDSNKQYPVTIERVRKIKQLNAQGVIPDQLEAVEVTSSKPREVEPEFVDVVGQISLRSLERAEKKKKHQHKDNRQQQQPRQQQRPQQQGNQQQGKQQGGGQQQGGSQQQKPQQGTQQQGGQQQKPQQGGQQQGGGGQHNKQHHQQRRDQRQQPPKKDDRRPPNPPQKKN from the coding sequence GTGGCTGGCTGTAAAAGCAATGGCGGTTGCAGTACGGGAAGTTGCAACAGGATGAATGCCTTCGATTGGCTCATGAATCTGCCCGTGAGCGATCAGGATTCAACATGCAAAGTAGTGGAAGTGAGTTTTAACCAGGGCAGTCGCAAAGACTTCTTCCGGAACGCTACCATCCAGAACTTCGAAAAAGGCGACCTCATTGCGGTAGAAGGCATCAGCGGTTTTGATATAGGAGAAATCTCCCTCACCGGCGAAGTGGTGCGCGTGCAGATGAAAAAACGGGGCATTAGCGAATACGACTCCGACCTCAAAAAAGTACTCCGCCGCGCCTCCGATAAAGACATAGAGATCTGGCGCCAGAACAAGGCCCGCGAAAAAGATGCCCTCATACAAAGCCGGGCAATTACCAAACAGCTCAACCTGGAGATGAAAATGAGTGAAGTGGAAATACAGGCCGATGGCCGTAAAGCCACCTTCTTCTACATTGCCGATGACCGGGTAGACTTCCGGGAGCTCATCAAGATCCTTGCCCGGGAATTCAAAGTAAAAGTGGAAATGCGCCAGATAGGCGCCCGCCAGGAAGCCGCCAAAGTGGGCGGTATCGGCAGTTGTGGCCGTGAACTGTGCTGCGCCACCTGGCTCACCGATTTTAAATCGGTCAATACCACGGCCGCCCGGTACCAGAACCTCTCTATCAACCAAAGTAAGCTCAGCGGCCAGTGTGGCAGGTTAAAATGCTGCCTCAACTATGAGCTCGATACTTACCTCGATGCCCTCCAGCATTTTCCCGACAATGCGGATATGATACAGGTGGGCAAGGGCAACGCTACGCTGATCAAAAAAGACATCTTCAAGAACCTGATGTGGTATGTATTGCCGGATAGCAACAAACAATACCCGGTAACCATTGAAAGGGTACGCAAAATAAAACAGCTCAATGCACAGGGCGTCATTCCCGATCAATTAGAGGCGGTAGAAGTTACCAGCAGCAAGCCAAGGGAAGTAGAACCCGAATTTGTAGACGTGGTAGGCCAGATCAGCCTGCGCAGCCTGGAAAGAGCAGAGAAGAAAAAGAAGCACCAGCATAAGGACAACCGCCAGCAGCAACAACCACGTCAACAACAACGTCCCCAGCAACAGGGAAATCAACAGCAGGGCAAACAACAAGGCGGCGGACAACAACAGGGCGGCAGCCAGCAGCAGAAACCACAACAGGGTACTCAGCAGCAGGGCGGTCAACAACAAAAGCCGCAGCAGGGTGGACAACAGCAAGGTGGCGGTGGACAGCACAACAAGCAACACCACCAGCAACGAAGGGACCAACGGCAGCAACCTCCTAAAAAAGACGATCGCCGTCCACCCAACCCGCCACAGAAAAAGAACTAA
- a CDS encoding DNA polymerase III subunit has product MSFKDIIGQQEAKEHLAGMVQQNRLSHALLFLGKEGNGALPLAIAFAQYVVCERVNGKKETAAAGPSLFGEEPVTSNQPPPLADACGICASCQKAQQLVHPDIHFSYPVIPRKAGDKPVSTDYITEWREFITETPYGNAYDWLQFIGAENKQGNITAYECNEIIRKLNLKSFESGFKILILWMPEYLGNEGNKLLKLIEEPPADTLFILVAENESQILATILSRTQLVKIPALTTEAITEALITKAQCTPEQARPVAFIAAGNYREALQLIRHAEEDWQSHLRDWLNAILKNGPIAQVKWIDEISKLGREKQKQFLLYFNHLLEQAIRLQAMGTDKVYLPDNERDFALRLNKIAGFEQQEAIIEELDRAAYYIERNANAKMLFHALTIKLYHIIAHKQVARLM; this is encoded by the coding sequence ATGTCTTTCAAGGATATCATTGGGCAGCAGGAGGCCAAAGAACACCTGGCGGGAATGGTACAGCAAAACCGCCTTAGCCATGCCTTACTTTTCCTGGGAAAAGAGGGAAATGGCGCCCTGCCCCTGGCCATCGCTTTCGCACAATACGTTGTTTGTGAAAGAGTAAATGGCAAAAAAGAGACTGCTGCCGCCGGTCCCTCTCTCTTCGGCGAAGAACCAGTAACCAGCAACCAACCACCACCACTCGCCGACGCCTGCGGCATCTGTGCTTCCTGCCAGAAAGCACAACAGCTCGTTCACCCCGATATCCATTTCTCTTATCCCGTTATCCCCCGTAAGGCAGGAGATAAACCAGTAAGTACGGATTACATTACCGAATGGCGCGAATTCATTACCGAAACACCCTACGGCAATGCTTATGACTGGCTGCAGTTCATAGGAGCCGAAAACAAACAGGGCAATATTACCGCCTATGAGTGCAATGAGATCATCCGTAAGCTGAACCTCAAAAGCTTTGAAAGCGGGTTTAAAATACTCATTCTCTGGATGCCCGAATACCTGGGCAATGAGGGTAATAAACTATTGAAACTCATTGAAGAACCGCCTGCCGATACCTTATTTATCCTGGTGGCGGAAAATGAATCCCAGATACTGGCTACCATCCTCTCCAGGACCCAGCTTGTTAAAATACCCGCTTTAACCACCGAAGCCATTACCGAAGCGCTCATTACCAAAGCCCAATGCACCCCGGAACAGGCAAGACCGGTAGCCTTTATCGCCGCCGGCAACTACCGGGAAGCCCTTCAGCTCATACGCCATGCCGAAGAAGACTGGCAATCTCACCTGCGCGACTGGCTCAACGCCATCCTCAAAAACGGCCCCATAGCCCAGGTGAAGTGGATTGATGAGATCAGTAAGCTCGGCCGGGAAAAGCAAAAACAGTTCCTGCTCTACTTTAACCACCTCCTGGAACAGGCCATCCGGTTACAGGCAATGGGAACAGATAAAGTATATCTCCCTGATAATGAACGGGATTTCGCCTTGCGGCTCAATAAGATCGCCGGTTTTGAGCAGCAGGAAGCCATCATTGAAGAACTGGACCGGGCAGCTTACTACATTGAGCGCAATGCCAATGCTAAAATGCTCTTCCATGCGCTCACCATCAAACTCTACCACATCATTGCCCACAAGCAGGTAGCACGGCTCATGTAA
- a CDS encoding glutathione peroxidase — protein sequence MIRLLICSLLLIAAPTIYDFKVPALEGGDAINFAQYKGKKILIVNTASKCGYTPQYTELQQLYDKYKDKLVIVGFPANNFGGQEPGTSADIQEVCRKNFGVTFPMAEKVSVKGEDIHPLFKYLTEEAKKMGVEDPIKWNFTKFLVDEKGKLVAVFPSKVKPLSEDITKYLN from the coding sequence ATGATACGCCTGCTCATTTGCTCCCTGTTACTCATTGCGGCTCCTACTATTTATGACTTTAAAGTACCTGCCCTCGAAGGTGGCGATGCTATCAACTTTGCCCAATACAAAGGCAAAAAAATACTCATCGTTAATACCGCTTCCAAATGTGGGTACACACCACAGTATACCGAACTGCAACAGCTATATGACAAATACAAGGACAAGCTGGTTATTGTAGGATTCCCTGCCAACAACTTTGGCGGTCAGGAACCTGGCACCAGTGCCGATATCCAGGAAGTTTGCCGTAAGAACTTTGGCGTAACATTCCCGATGGCAGAAAAAGTATCTGTGAAAGGGGAAGACATTCACCCCCTCTTCAAATACCTTACAGAAGAGGCTAAAAAGATGGGCGTGGAAGATCCGATCAAATGGAACTTTACCAAATTCCTGGTAGATGAAAAAGGTAAACTCGTAGCTGTATTCCCCAGCAAGGTAAAACCGCTGAGTGAGGACATTACCAAATACCTGAACTAA
- a CDS encoding choice-of-anchor Q domain-containing protein — MKQVLVLILIAAFAATACRKDSFITGNANLSTSADTLHFDTVFTTVGSVTHYFRIFNDNNQKLRLSNVSVSGGASSFFKINVDGTPGPAVSNIEIEANDSVYVFVSVKIDPNAEDLPFVIRDSIHIQYNNQEKWVQLEAWGQNAHFLRSRIIAANETWTNDKPYVILGGLQVDTNATLTIQQGCRIYLHADAPLIVDGTLRVTGEKYDSTRVIFRGDRLDDPYRDYPAAWPGIYFRGESKDNYLQYAIVKNAYQGIAVSGPSVNGNPKITLSECIIDNCYDAGILALQADIKAQNCLISNCGKNMLLAMGGNYDFNHCTSVAYSNSLLQHKEPVLQVTDFVKEGNTVLTAPLNASFTNCIFWADNSIVEDEVISSRQGSSPFNLNFQNCLWKLKNNPANATIANIIANTSPAFDSVDTQKKFYNFRLKEESPALNKGTATSVTIDLDGNPRPVGLPDLGCYEKQ; from the coding sequence ATGAAGCAAGTACTGGTTTTAATATTGATCGCCGCCTTTGCCGCTACCGCCTGCCGAAAGGATTCTTTCATCACCGGCAATGCCAACCTGAGTACTTCGGCCGATACCCTGCATTTTGATACCGTTTTTACTACCGTTGGCTCCGTTACCCACTACTTCCGCATTTTTAACGACAACAACCAGAAATTAAGGCTCAGCAACGTGTCTGTAAGTGGTGGCGCAAGCTCTTTCTTCAAGATCAATGTAGATGGCACACCCGGCCCTGCAGTAAGCAACATTGAAATAGAGGCCAATGACAGCGTGTACGTCTTTGTATCGGTAAAAATAGATCCCAATGCCGAAGACCTGCCCTTTGTTATCCGGGACAGTATTCATATTCAATACAACAACCAGGAGAAATGGGTGCAACTGGAAGCCTGGGGACAAAATGCCCACTTCCTGCGCTCAAGGATTATTGCGGCGAATGAAACCTGGACTAACGATAAACCCTATGTTATATTGGGCGGCCTACAGGTAGATACCAATGCCACCCTTACCATTCAGCAAGGCTGCCGCATCTACCTGCATGCCGATGCGCCACTCATTGTAGATGGCACCTTGCGTGTAACCGGTGAAAAATACGACAGTACAAGGGTTATCTTCCGGGGCGACCGTCTCGATGATCCCTACCGTGATTATCCTGCCGCCTGGCCCGGCATCTATTTCCGGGGCGAAAGCAAAGACAACTACCTGCAATATGCCATCGTTAAAAATGCCTACCAGGGTATTGCAGTAAGCGGGCCTTCCGTTAATGGCAATCCAAAAATAACCCTGAGCGAATGCATCATTGATAACTGCTACGATGCTGGTATACTGGCCCTGCAGGCTGATATCAAAGCGCAGAATTGCCTCATCAGTAATTGCGGCAAGAACATGCTGCTGGCGATGGGAGGCAACTATGATTTTAATCACTGCACCTCAGTAGCGTATTCCAACTCATTGTTACAGCATAAAGAGCCCGTATTACAGGTAACAGACTTTGTGAAAGAAGGCAATACTGTATTAACGGCCCCGCTGAATGCCAGCTTTACCAATTGCATCTTCTGGGCCGATAACAGCATCGTGGAAGATGAAGTCATAAGCAGCAGGCAGGGAAGCAGTCCCTTCAACCTGAACTTTCAGAATTGTTTATGGAAGCTCAAGAACAATCCTGCCAATGCTACTATCGCCAACATTATTGCCAACACATCACCGGCTTTCGATAGTGTAGACACCCAAAAGAAATTCTACAACTTCCGGCTGAAAGAAGAATCTCCCGCTCTCAATAAAGGAACTGCTACATCGGTCACTATAGACCTCGACGGAAATCCCCGTCCCGTTGGCCTCCCCGACCTCGGATGTTATGAAAAACAATAA
- a CDS encoding ComF family protein, with protein sequence MNLIEAARSFVHIFFPHCCAGCGDDILSHEQLLCLSCMGRLPLTNFHHYADNPIQHIFRGRLPLIHATSYVYFTKDSLLQHLMHQFKYNNRQQIGSWFGRRIGEALTASPGFTMPDALIPVPLFAARERKRGYNQAHILCTGMAESMGIPIWNNIVIRATSTATQTHKNRIQRWQNMEGRFHLQDAAAIRGRHLLLVDDVITTGATLEACGQALLSAGNVQLSIATMGFASR encoded by the coding sequence GTGAACTTAATCGAAGCCGCCCGCTCATTTGTACACATCTTCTTTCCCCATTGCTGCGCAGGATGTGGCGATGACATACTAAGCCATGAGCAACTGCTGTGCCTGTCGTGCATGGGCCGGTTGCCGCTCACCAACTTCCACCACTATGCCGATAATCCCATACAGCATATCTTCCGGGGAAGGCTGCCACTCATCCATGCTACCAGCTATGTCTACTTTACCAAAGACTCCCTGCTGCAACACCTCATGCACCAGTTCAAATACAATAACCGGCAACAGATTGGTAGTTGGTTCGGCAGGCGCATAGGTGAGGCGCTTACAGCATCACCGGGCTTTACCATGCCCGATGCGCTCATACCTGTACCACTCTTTGCTGCCCGGGAAAGAAAAAGAGGCTATAACCAGGCGCATATCTTATGTACCGGCATGGCGGAAAGCATGGGCATTCCAATTTGGAACAACATCGTTATCCGAGCTACCTCTACAGCAACACAAACACATAAGAACAGGATACAACGCTGGCAAAACATGGAAGGCAGGTTTCACCTGCAGGATGCGGCCGCTATCCGGGGCAGGCACCTCTTATTGGTGGATGATGTAATCACTACCGGCGCTACCCTCGAAGCCTGCGGGCAGGCATTACTGTCTGCCGGCAACGTTCAACTGAGCATCGCCACCATGGGATTTGCTTCCAGGTAA